Genomic segment of Paraburkholderia agricolaris:
CGACCCGGCCGAAGTGGAAGACGTCGCCCAGGACGCCTTTATCAAGGCGTACCGGGCGTTGCCGCAATTTCGTGGGGAATCGGCCTTTTATACGTGGTTGTACCGGATTGCCGTCAATACGGCCAAGAATTACCTTGCGACCCAGGGGCGGCGCGCGCCGACTTCGACCGAAGCAGATGCTGAAGAAGCTGAAACTTTCTCGGACGCCGACCAACTAAGGGATATCAACACGCCTGAGTCGATGTTGATGAGCAAGCAGATCGCTGAGACGGTCAATGCTGCGATGGCGGTTTTACCGGAAGAGTTGCGCACCGCCATTACTCTTCGTGAAATTGAAGGTTTGAGCTACGAGGAAATCGCTGAGATGATGGGTTGCCCAATTGGCACAGTCAGATCACGAATTTTCCGCGCTCGCGAAGCCATTGCGGCAAAATTGCGTCCGTTGCTTGACACACCTGAAGGCAAGCGCTGGTAAACACTGGCTCGCCGGGCGGGGCGCGGGTGCAATATCTGGATTAGTGGTGTCACTACGGGGTATTCGTAAGATGGGGAGCATCATGGGGTCGGTCTCGATGCAATCGCAAGCCAGCTCGCGCGGCGAGCGTCTGTCCGCTTTTGTCGACGGCGAGTTGTTCGGCGAAGAGCATCTGAACACGTTTGTTTCTGAACTGAACGGCGAGGATCGTGCCGCCTGGTCGTGCTATCACCTGATCGGCGACGCGCTGCGTTCCGACGATCTGGCGGTCAGCCCGGCGGCGAGCAGCGCGTTCCTGAGCGGGTTTGCTGCCCGTTTCGACAACGAGCCGCACGTGCTCGCACCGGCTGCCATGCCGGTTGCGCGCCGTTTGCTGGCGCTGCGCCGCCGCGTTGTACCGGCCTTTGCTGTTGCCGCTGCCGCTGCCACGCTGACGTGGATCGTTGTGCCGCAACTGCAAGGCGTGCCGGGCGGTCCCGGCGTCGCGCAGGTCGCGTCGCTGCAGTCACATGGCGATTCGCTGCAACGCGTGGCTATGGCATCGGTGCCTGTCGCGACGGTCCAGCCGGTTGCGCAAGACGCCAACATCATTCGTGACGCAAGTCTCGATCAGTATCTGGAAGCTCATCAGCAATTCGCGCAGCAGCCGGTCATGCCGGGCTCGATGCCGCTGATTCGCGCTGCCGCAGTTTCTACGCAAGGCCAATAGTTTGATGCAGACTCCGCGGTTGATTAAAACGACTATCTGGGGGCGGCTGCCGGCATTTCTGTTCTGCGCAGCCGTATTGTTGTCCGCTACACCGCGGGTCTTTGCCCAAACCGACGATCCACTCGTCGCCCGTCGCACGGCTGCCGAGCTGCTCGATCGAATTCATCAGGCCGCCCAGCAGCAGAACTACGAGGGCGCGTTCGTCTATCAGCGCGGCAATTTCGTTCAAACGTCACGGATCTCGCACTACGCAACCCGTACTGACGGCGAATTCGAGCAACTCGAAAGCCTCGACGGCAAGCCGCGCAAAATGCTTCGTCATAACGAAGATCTCTACACGTTCGTACCTGAGCGGCATCTGTGCGTGGTCGAGAAGCGTCAGAACAAGGATTCGTTCCCTGCATTGCTGGCCGTAAGCGGCGAGCAGGTGCTGTCCGTGTACGAGCCGAAGCTGCTCGGCGACGACCGCGTCGCGGGTATCGACAGCCAGGTGATCGAGCTCGACCCGAAAGACGCATACCGTTTTGCTTACAAGCTGTGGGCCGACAAGAAGACCGGCCTGCTGCTGCGCGCGCAAACGCTTGACCCGAACGGTCAGGTGCTCGAGCAATTGTCGTTTTCGCAGATTCGCATCGGCGTGCCGGTCGACAAGACTCCCATTGTCAACGGCATTCGTAATCTGACGGGCTGGACGGTAGTGCGGCCGCCGGTCGAGCCGGTCGATATGGCCGCGCAAGGCTGGCAGATCACGCCGACCGTGCCGGGCTTCCACAAGATTCGCGAGTTGCGTCGCCCCATGGCAGCGCGCGACGCGGGCCAACCGACCATTCCGGTCGATCAGGCAGTATTCTCCGACGGCCTCGCGGCCATTTCGGTGTTCGTCGAGCCGGTCGAGAACAATACTCGCAAGGAAGGGGCGGGCAGCAGTGGCGCCACGCACGTGCTAGTCAAGCGGCGCGGCGACTTCTGGATTACTCTGCTTGGTGAAGTGCCCCAGACCACATTGCAGCAATTTGCGTCTGCCATAGAATATAAAGCTCCGAAGTAATCTTCCGAATCACACGAATCCCTCGGCTTGCTACGATATGACGACTTTCTCGGTGCGCAAATTCCTCGCGACCGCGGTGGTAGTGGCGTGTTTGCCGCTCATGCCGCACACGGCGTCGGCGGCTCCTGCAGCAGCTAATCTGCCCGACTTCACTGACCTCGTCGACAAGGTCGGCCCAGCCGTCGTCAACATTCGCACGACCACGCGCGTGTCGAACAGCGGTACCCGTGGCGGATTGCCGCCAGGCATGGACGACGGCGATATGTCGGAGTTTTTCCGTCGCTTCTTCGGCATTCCGTTGCCACAGTCGCCTCAATCGCCGGGTTCGCCGCGCGGTGGCGATAACGGCGGGAGCGGTAGCGGCGGCAGCCAGGACTCTCCGGATAACAGCGATGCCGAACAGAACAGCGGCGTTGGCTCAGGCTTCATTCTGTCGGCTGACGGTTACGTGATGACCAACGCGCACGTCGTAGACGACGCGGATACCATCTACGTCACCCTCACCGACAAGCGCGAGTTCAAGGCCAAACTGATTGGCGTGGACGATCGGACCGATGTTGCCGTCGTGAAGATCAGCGCCGCCAATTTGCCGACCATCACGATCGGCGATTCGAACAAGGTCCGGGTGGGCGAATGGGTGGTCGCGATCGGTTCGCCGTTCGGCCTCGAGAACACGGTGACGGCCGGTATCGTCAGCGCCAAAGGGCGCGACACGGGCGACTATCTGCCGTTCATCCAGACGGACGTAGCCGTCAATCCGGGTAATTCAGGCGGTCCGCTGATCAATATGCAGGGCGAAGTAATCGGCATCAATTCGCAGATTTATAGCCGTACCGGCGGCTTCATGGGTATTTCCTTCGCGATTCCGATCGACGAGGCGATGCGCGTGGCAGATCAGTTGAAAACCTCAGGTAA
This window contains:
- the rpoE gene encoding RNA polymerase sigma factor RpoE is translated as MSEKEIDQVLVERVQKGDKAAFELLVSKYHRKILRLISRLVRDPAEVEDVAQDAFIKAYRALPQFRGESAFYTWLYRIAVNTAKNYLATQGRRAPTSTEADAEEAETFSDADQLRDINTPESMLMSKQIAETVNAAMAVLPEELRTAITLREIEGLSYEEIAEMMGCPIGTVRSRIFRAREAIAAKLRPLLDTPEGKRW
- a CDS encoding sigma-E factor negative regulatory protein, with product MGSVSMQSQASSRGERLSAFVDGELFGEEHLNTFVSELNGEDRAAWSCYHLIGDALRSDDLAVSPAASSAFLSGFAARFDNEPHVLAPAAMPVARRLLALRRRVVPAFAVAAAAATLTWIVVPQLQGVPGGPGVAQVASLQSHGDSLQRVAMASVPVATVQPVAQDANIIRDASLDQYLEAHQQFAQQPVMPGSMPLIRAAAVSTQGQ
- a CDS encoding MucB/RseB C-terminal domain-containing protein, with the protein product MQTPRLIKTTIWGRLPAFLFCAAVLLSATPRVFAQTDDPLVARRTAAELLDRIHQAAQQQNYEGAFVYQRGNFVQTSRISHYATRTDGEFEQLESLDGKPRKMLRHNEDLYTFVPERHLCVVEKRQNKDSFPALLAVSGEQVLSVYEPKLLGDDRVAGIDSQVIELDPKDAYRFAYKLWADKKTGLLLRAQTLDPNGQVLEQLSFSQIRIGVPVDKTPIVNGIRNLTGWTVVRPPVEPVDMAAQGWQITPTVPGFHKIRELRRPMAARDAGQPTIPVDQAVFSDGLAAISVFVEPVENNTRKEGAGSSGATHVLVKRRGDFWITLLGEVPQTTLQQFASAIEYKAPK
- a CDS encoding DegQ family serine endoprotease; the encoded protein is MTTFSVRKFLATAVVVACLPLMPHTASAAPAAANLPDFTDLVDKVGPAVVNIRTTTRVSNSGTRGGLPPGMDDGDMSEFFRRFFGIPLPQSPQSPGSPRGGDNGGSGSGGSQDSPDNSDAEQNSGVGSGFILSADGYVMTNAHVVDDADTIYVTLTDKREFKAKLIGVDDRTDVAVVKISAANLPTITIGDSNKVRVGEWVVAIGSPFGLENTVTAGIVSAKGRDTGDYLPFIQTDVAVNPGNSGGPLINMQGEVIGINSQIYSRTGGFMGISFAIPIDEAMRVADQLKTSGKVVRGRIAVAIGEVTKDVADSLGLPKAQGALVSSVEPGGPADKAGVQPGDIILKFNGHSVDTATDLPRMVGDTKPGTKSTITIWRKGQTRDLPVTIAEMQPDKTTKADDKKPPAPKQRATNVLGLAVSDIPADQMKALKLRNGVQIDAVDGPAVRVGLQKGDIVLRVGDTDITSAKQFDEVISHLDSQKMVALLVRRGENTQFVPIRPRSAQK